The Cydia pomonella isolate Wapato2018A unplaced genomic scaffold, ilCydPomo1 PGA_scaffold_83, whole genome shotgun sequence genomic sequence tgtacagtcgccatcagatatatcggagcggtcgaggtgctcaaaaatatctgaacacgcacttttaacgccttgataatagacgtgtgttcagatatttggcTGTTATTTGGgttagtaaatatttcatagaaagtttataatatgcgtgtagataaaatagtgtacgtaactgtacataattaggcattaaaacactcgtgtgatctttttaagaaactcacttcgttcgtttcttaaacccacactcgcgtattttaatgccttttattatgtagcagttacCATAACTACGATTACAACCCTTTAacttttcgacatagttacataatgtgttaatttacgcactagtgcggaaaagtagcagcatgtgtactgtaatagtacattgtgcaacgaggggggaaagtgaaattttggacacgagggtgataatctaagactcgagtttgcaatattcttacccccggagctactttatagcactagtgcgaaaattaccatattacgctagggagttatagctttttcttCACAATCCATCATTCTGAAATCCTGCGTCGTTCTGGCCTCTATGGTATGGAGGCTCTACTAATGCAGCGACAGCTAGGGTGGTGTGGACATGTCCTCCGTATGGATGACCGCCGGTTGCCCAAAACCGTATTCTACTCTGAATTGGTGGAAGGCAAACGCAAGCACGGCGGTCAGCATCTGCgttacaaggacgtgctcaaacgaCACCTGAATGCTTGCAACATCAACCCTGAGcgctgggaggagcttgctgcaGACAGAGCATCTTGGCGGTCCACCATTTTTAACCACATCAaatcgtttgaggaaaaccgcctcaatgccttagataccaaacgccaacaacgtaaagagagaccgaagccctcttacacgtatacatacaacgcgtCTGGCCAACTCTATTGTAACACCTGTAAAAGagtctttaagaccaagttcggcctggccagccacattagggcccataatcggcgtaatccgtaattgctgaggtcgccgtcatcgaaatcgatgaggaggactatatatgaaataagatctttttcgagcaagtgtgatgaaaataactattattgtatAGGTGACCGGGCTCACGGGCCGCAAGTCCGCCGTGTGCCCCGAGCACGCGCTCCGCCTGCTGGAGACCAGGAAGCACAAGAACGTGGATCTGCACACGCTCGAGTTCCTCTCGTCGTTCACCACGCCCGCGCTCGAGGAGATGCTGGAGCGGCTCGACGCGCGCACCGCCGGCGACCAGAGCGCCCACGCGGACCCCGAGTAGAGGTCAGTCATATTCACATTTATTttacgaggggggtggggttagggtcggcaacgcgcatgtaactcctctggagttgcaggtgtacataggccacggagactgcttaccatcaggcaggccgtatgcttgtttgccaccgacgtagtataaaaaaaaagcatacattgtcatttttttttttaatattataggacattactacacaaattccgaaaaactcattggtacgagccaggatttgaacccgcgacctccggattgaaagtcggacgtcatatccactcggccaccaccgcttccttatgtacgaaatatcatttttaaatagtatttataaatatttatatattatatatatcgttgtctaagtaccttcaacacaagccttattgagcttactgtgggacttagttaatttgcttttcggtgaaggaaatcatcttgaggaaacctgcatacatctgcgaagaaattcaaaggtgtatgtgaagtccccaatccgcattgggctagcgtggggactatagcccgagccctctcgcgtatgagaggaggcctgtgcccagcagtgggacgtatataggctgaattattattattttattaacataaaacaataaattgtgCCTAATAATAACACAGGTAaggagtaaataataaaaatctgtagaaataagaaataaaatatcaatattaattcatgtcaaaaatttattggttttttaaAGCTATTCAGTCAGAAGTCCAGTTACGGAAAAGTAGACCTTCTGGATTAAGAAAGATTTCAATTTTGAGACAAATCCGAGATAGCTAGGTGTGTTTTTTATACATGTTATGTAACCCTCTTCAATTCTCAGTCTAAAgtgaaattcaaaattcaaattcaaaattcaaaattttattctgcaagtaggcctcaagggctcttttacaagtcaatataacatttacagtaacatcatatagtgacatgaaaaatacataacaacattttataaatacaacagccaatacctgggtaaacattacattataataatcttaaaataaataattactacaatacaatagagatgtatagtctctatggttaaaaacacattaaatctggagatgtaaaaggtccccaatgtcagagtactaatattaataaaatttggaggtgtaaagtctctccaagtgtcaaaataaaatttatactaaataaataaaccgcgtctggactgttaaactagcagtctcataaactaatgctacattctgtacataactagtatgtaccaagtcaagtatattatacaatatgacagagacgtatagtctccacggttaatacattaagtttggagatgtataaggtccccacggttctgagaaaaataataatacacaataataagatttggaggtgtaaaggttctccaaatgtcaaagaataaaaaaaataaaaaattgtatgaaatacatatttcacgtcaagagactgttaagctaacaatcttaaaactagttctacagaatacataactactatgtatttaatatgtcaatgtcatcatcaaaataactaaaacataacaaacattaatacataaggttgaacagctagaaacaacagcgccatatgcctctccgggacactgcacgcaaaactattacagcttttgagactggatacttggccatgattccgtgtctcccaagtagtcatctattttatagtatccctttttgagaagtgcatttttgacgtattgcttgaatgaagtatagggcaggttccatgcctctaagggtactttgttataaaatgttacacagtttcccatgaacgattttttaactttctgtagacgaaacttggagactactaacttatgtttatttcgcgtattataactatggatattagacagtttcttaaaggactttatattcttatgcgtatacattatcacatctagtatgtattgtgaagctactgtgagaatatctatttccttgaatcgttctctcagtgagtcacgagaagccatgttataaatggatctgattgccctcttctgaagaacgaagatggtttctatgtcagctgctttgccccacaccagtatgccataagacataatactgtgaaagtaactgaagtaaactaggcgagctgtctccacgtcagtaaactgcctgattcttcttactgcatacgcggcagagctcaaccttttcgccagggcagatatgtgaggggcccattgcagtttactatctaaagtaaggcccagaaaaaccgtattctcgacaaggtccagcgtttcgccatttaatgtgatgatagtttcagattttcttacattcggcagcgaaaatttgacacatttcgtctttttcgcattaagaagtaagttatttgctgtgaaccattctagtaccttttccaaagtttcattgacttggctataatcgctcagtttcctgtcaactttgaaaattagtgaggtgtcatcagcaaataagactatctcacatttatgttttacaaggttcggcagatcatttatatatacaaggaagagaaaaggacccaaaattgaaccctgtggaactccgagctttacagtcattccagtagactccgttccatttacaaccactttctgggttctttggtttaagtaagacttaacaaggcttagagcttccgttgacagaccgtagtgcttcagcttgtgtagaagtgtgtcatgctccacgcaatcaaatgctttggacagatcgcagaagacacctatagcatctagcgagtgttcccaggcgtcgtatatgtgcttgattagtacagaggcggcatcagtcgtcgaacgacctcttgtaaaaccaaattgctgatcttgaagtagttcattcgagttgaaatgtcgaagcaattggtttaatacaattttttcaaacactttactgagaacaggaagtattgaaataggtctaaaatttcCAAGGTCATCTTTGCTGCCCGCTTTAAATAGAGGAATGACCTTACTGTACTTCATCAGATCGGGAAATACACTTTCTCTAACACAAGCATTAAATATATCGGCCAAATACGGTGCCACTACGTCGATTACAGATTGCATGACTTTCACAGAGATCCCCCAAAGGTCCTCagtattctttaatttcaaggacttgaacgttttaatgatttcatggGGGTCAGTATATTGGAAGTATAATTCCATGCTGCATTTCTTGACATTGTTTGTATCCAAGTAAACACCAGCCTTTGCTACAGAGGAGTTCAAGTTCCGTGTAGCATCTGTGGCTATGTTGGTGAAAAAGTGTTGAAAGGCGCCAGCAACATCCAGGTCTGCAGACAATATTCGGTCTTGAACTTTCAGTCTGTAGTGGCCATCACGGGGTTTCGTTTTTTCCAGTTTCAGTGTTTATTACAGTCCAAGTAGCTTTTACTTTATTGTCAGCTGACCTGACTTTCTGACCTATAAAGGCAGACTTAGCCGCGGCGCAGACTTTCTTAAacacttttgaatattttcttacatattCTGCAAAATTCTCGTCATGGTTAATGCTCCTCATTTCATACAGGTCATACAATCTATTCCTACTCTTATGGATGCCCACTGTGGCCCATTCACTAAACCTTGTTTTCAGTGATCCTTGCTTTAgagtctttgttttaaaaatattcttgtggaCGTCATGTATCACATTCGACAGTTCCTTGTATAGTGTATCAGGATCTTGCTCACCTGTAACCAGTGCTGGTACCTTGGATATAACACCTTCTCTAAACCTTTCCATTCGACTGGCAGTGATGGGTCTATATGTAAATGATTGCTGTTGTCTTATAACATTGACTTGGAAATAGGCTTTTTGACCACAGTGATCAGAGTTGAAACAGCTAAAGatctctttttttataacttcacaATTATAGAATACATTGTCCAAACATGTCGCCGTGCTAGCTGTAATCCTTGTGGGCTCGTTGAATAGCGGAAACAAGTCAAAAGACTGATAAAGGTTTAGAAGTCTTACAGTGTGTGCATGTGTGGGAtctaatatattaacattaaagtcCCCACAAACTATTATCTTCTTACTGCTAACAAAGACTCGTTTCAACGCATCTTCCATCACGGACTCAAACTGGCTAAAATCCGACGAAGGTGGTCTATAGACACATATTATAATGTGACTCTCCATTTCCACACATGATATTTCTATAGTTCGCTCGATAGAAAGTTTGACTATGTCGTTTCTTTCCttgcatttaaattttcttttcactATAATCAATGAGCCCCCGTGGATGGCCGACTTTCTACTGAACGAGCTaactatatcataattataaatattgagtaATAACAATTCATATTCCTTGAGCCAGTGTTCCGTAATACACATAATATCTACATCTAGAGATTCTAAGAACAGACCCACCTCTAATTCCTTGCTGGAGAAGCCCTGTAGGTTTTGGTGGACTAACATGATCTCGCGGGGCTTCTCCGCTGTCCCAGCAGTCAGTTTAAATGCTGTGGGCGCCCCCCGGGAGAGGCTGCGCTCGCGCCTGCGCTCGTGGCGCTGCTGGCGCTGTTGCCACTGGCTGCAGAGTCAAAAAGCCCAGGTTCAATGTTGTAAGCAAGCAATTTGGCTGTTGTAACTTTACAGTTTCTCGGTACATACAAATATTGATCATACAATGTGACATTATAAAAGTTTCTTTTGTACATTCGGTTGATATCCATAAAATGGTAGTTACTGTTGTAACATGTCACAGTGTACAGCATGGAATTTAATTCGGACACTCTAATATTATGTTCACGAGATACTGAATTGGAATACGGAAAGGcacacaaaataattttataaattccaCGCTGCTCAATATCTGACAGTGTTTGCATAAGGGGTCCTAGGTGGGATTTCCTTACGCCAACACTATCGCCCAAATGTACAATTAGAGTGGTGCCcctatcaaatttgtccttcgcTAAGCGGTCCACAAAACATTTGATGGAGGCACCACGCATACATATATTTGTCACCTTCTGCCGGAGACATTCACTCAACATGGATCCGAGGCCGGCACCAATACCATCAGAGTAGACGACTGTCGACGGGGGAGGAGTGTCCTGGCTCAGGTCAAGGCGCGCGGGCaggggcgcggcgggcgccggGGCGGGCGCTGCGGGGCCCGGGCGGCGCGGGGCGTCGGTTGACTGTGACGTCTCCTGGCTCTGGGGACTCCTGAGGTCAGGTCGTGCAGGCTGGGGCGCGGCCGGGGTCAGGGGACGCGGAGCGGGGGTCGCCAGCAGAGGCGCGGCGCTCGACTCACTCAACGCGCTCCCCGGGCTCCGGCACTGCACCTCGGGAGATGGTTGACAGGAACACTTGCTCATCAGATCTTGTATCAGTTCCTCATTTTCATGACAGAGGTCGACCAGGTCTGAGGCAGAGTTGACATGCTGTTGGTTTTCTTTTACAATATGATTGTAATTATCACTTAAGGTTTTGAGTGACCATTTCAATCTACTTATTTCggactgaagtctaaatttttcagtctcatataaatcaatattgtCCTGTAATTTTCCATGACACCGATCTAATTTTTCCACAAGGTCACTTTGTTTCCTTATAAGTTTCACATTGAGTTGCAcacttttatttgatttaataagTTTCTGAGTGcgccttataaatttatttaatttaatatatttcctCAATTTCTTGTTACTTGCAAAATAATAAGAAGGGGAAGAATCAACTTTAGTCACATCCATAACTGACATTTCTGCAAAAAGGCTCTGTGTATGTACAGTTTCATTCATCTCACATTGACTCCGCAGAtcacttattaataaatttgcTTCATTCAGTTCACTTTCTAGGTCACTGATACGCCTTAAATTGGATTCATAGGTTAAAACACAGTTATCAAATGTGTCCACAATACACTGTAGGTGTTGACACTGTTTCACACTGTCCATGTAATCAGAGTGTAGTACATTCAGCTGGTTCTTTAACTCAGAGTTTCTTTGAACTATTTTTGCCACTTCCACTTCACTTTCATCTCGTTCACATATTAGGTTGTTACAGTCCTTTCTCGAGATCTCAAGCTCTTTCAATGTCGCTTTCAGTTGCATTTCCAGGTGGCGAGTTGTGCCTTGACGTGTAAGAACATTTGAAGCCAttctgaaatatataaatacaactgAGTAGGTACActgaatataaaaatgtttgtcaaatatatttagaatgaaatgaatgtgTGAGATTATGTGTGTAGTGTATTAGTATAAGGTAATGTATGTGGCAATTGTGTATATCTCAAACTTTGTTTCCACTTATATCCGTCAAACAAAGAGAAATTGCACGTAGCCAATGTATTGTGATGGGACGTTGCTCATAGCGCTATGAGCTTTGTAAAATGTAAGTCGTCTCACGTATGCAATACAATGAGAACTATTGTCTTACAaactcacaaaataaaaatacaaaatactcgCCCGGTTTAAATCCAAATTCCAACGTCCGTTACTTGACACTTCAGCTTCAACAAAGGCCGATGAGTAGGTACAAAAAGCAATGTAATATTGTGTATAATCACTGTTTAACGTTATTTCTACAATTATTacacttttttaatatacaCAACATCACATTATTACaaagatttatattattttaagaattttagCAAACAGCTGATTCAACATGATGTTGACAGCTCGGCGCCCGTTCGGAAACTCGGAAAGTCATTAGTAATAggctgaatcaactttttttgttttgttattctgtcccgttgtccaagggacaacagtggcacagtttgtttgaagagacgttgtatgccgttctattaacatgcttagtagggggcccattatggacattggttataacgaccacaaaaacgcaagtttaatacatttaagtaccatagaatcagtatttcaatgaacttttgtcccctggacaactaatcgtaaccatggcaacgagtgacgctaaaaagttgattctcccaatagtacattgtgcaacgaggggggtaagtgaaattttgtacGAACTAATTCGATAATATCGAGCcttttctaaaaaccccaaattaggttgcg encodes the following:
- the LOC133534309 gene encoding anti-sigma-I factor RsgI8-like, with amino-acid sequence MASNVLTRQGTTRHLEMQLKATLKELEISRKDCNNLICERDESEVEVAKIVQRNSELKNQLNVLHSDYMDSVKQCQHLQCIVDTFDNCVLTYESNLRRISDLESELNEANLLISDLRSQCEMNETVHTQSLFAEMSVMDVTKVDSSPSYYFASNKKLRKYIKLNKFIRRTQKLIKSNKSVQLNVKLIRKQSDLVEKLDRCHGKLQDNIDLYETEKFRLQSEISRLKWSLKTLSDNYNHIVKENQQHVNSASDLVDLCHENEELIQDLMSKCSCQPSPEVQCRSPGSALSESSAAPLLATPAPRPLTPAAPQPARPDLRSPQSQETSQSTDAPRRPGPAAPAPAPAAPLPARLDLSQDTPPPSTVVYSDGIGAGLGSMLSECLRQKPVATAPAAPRAQARAQPLPGGAHSI